ATATGTGTGTCAGTTTTTCAATTAGAAAGATTTCTTCCATAATTGAGAGCCACTGATCTTTTGTTGGTGGTGTTTCTTTTCCCCAGTGATGGCTTTTTTGCCTGCCACCAACAATATTTTGATCAAGTAGCTGTCACCTGTGGCAAcacagggtgcttgcgcaagtcttgaaagtcttaataagtatggaattttgaagcactgttttccagaccttgaaaagtcttgaattttgtgtgaaagtcttaataaagtatggaaaataaatgtatggtacaatgttacagtatgctcaaaggcattgtgaaatgagaaataggaaggtgggctataaaactataattttactaactggtcatgCACTGTATTAGCccaatgggatgagatgtgagtgaagagactgaattctacatacattcatccatccattcatttttttatagatagtttttgtgacacttgtttgatgtgaaatgcATGTACttttgattttcatgttttgaaacgttttcatcagtaaaagcatcaTTTACTGTGAagaatgcatttgttcattgaatactagcctataaaaatgaacatttctaataaacacagttggtacaatctgaagtaggcagtaggcacacaagttacaagaacataaagttaaggtcttgatGGGGGGGGTATCagatttaaaaaagtctggaattttaatttggaaaaagagcgaGCACCCTGCAACAGTCTCTTCTGAAAATTTACATGGATAAAGCACTGAACAGGTCTTTGACACTCCATATCCTAATAGTTTCTTTAGCTCCGTACATACCATTTCCCAAAACACAGTTATTTTTTGACAATTCCAGAAAACATGAGAATGGTTCACATCAAAAGATCCACATCCCCGCCAACACTTCTGACGACTATTCAGTTGCCTACTTTTAATTTTCGGTGTAATAAAAAAGCGGATTAGGTTCTTCCATGCGAACTCTCTCCAGATTTCCTTCCACATTTCATGCCATTCCTCATCTGAAATTTCTAAACTAAGGTCTTCCTCCCATTTCAACTTAAAATATGTAGTTGAATGCTTGTTGTTATTGTTCAACCCTTGATATAATGATGAAATTATTCTTATGTTGCTTTCCTGATATGCTTTCACTATAATTCGGATGACATCATTCACTTCCCTGGAGGAATCTGACTAGATCTCCTTCTTATAGTAGTCCCTCACTTGATAATATCTAAAGAGTTCACACGCATCCAAATTGTACCTTTCTCTGAAGGCAGTCTTTCGAAACTCATCAGCTCCCCTTTGTTTCCTAACATACACCAAGCAGTTATTCCCTTTTCTGTCCATTGTGGGAATCTTGGGTCATATTTTGCTGGATTGAAGTTTCTGTCATAAGCGAtccattttaatatttttgcatcattctggatcttgtacattttcagtaTTTTAAACCACAGATCTAATGTGTGCACTGTGATTGGATCCATATTGAGCAGTCACTCTTTCACTGGGAAAGCTTTCCTTCTTCCTCAGGCACGACGACTAAAATCACCACCATCCCCATGACGTCCAAGCCGAACGTCATCGTGGTGCAGAAAACCACAGGCAAAGGAGCGACCATCCAAGGACTGCCGGGCAAGAATGTGGTCACCACGCTTTTAAACGCTGGGGTCAGTTTAAAAAAGGAGAGTTATATGCCTCTGTAATAACTTACCTTTCGTATGAAAGAGCGAGACGAGTAGCCCGGCTCAAGGATCAGCCCAACAGCTCCTCCAAAGCTCACTGATTACAACTCTTATCCTGCTTGTTTTCTGcatataaaatgtaaaacatgGGTCACCATGCTCTCATAAGTGACTTTATCAGAGTTGGAAGTAGACAGTAGCTTTAATTGTATTCATTTTGGGGAAATTTTGCTAATCTGTTAATTACAAACCGGTGTTGTGACGAAATCTGATCCGTTCTTCGGgctttttatcaaatcaaaacaaTCTGATGTGAGTTAATTTTATTCTGTTATTGATGGTGGGTTTCATCggatttattttaaatcttCCAACTGCAAGTAAGAGAAGTTACAAGattgtttagctttttttttgtgtcaaaatAGATGAATAGATGGAAACATCGTTTTAGACGCTAGTCCTAAAGTGTGTGCATAAAAACTGCAAACAGGATCCTAACAATGTGGTGCGGAAACAAACCGGTTTCAGCATGGCGTAACATCAACTTAACGTTCTATAGATGGGTACATTTTAGATCTTTTGGACAGAGACGGgcgtgctgttttttttttctgtctcctaGCTGTATACTAAGCTAAGCTATCTTGCTTTTGGTTCCATCTGAATATTTTAGCAGGTATCAGTATGTCCTTCAGACACTTTAGAGTATGCGCCTTGTTTGATGCGATCACTGGTGCTAAGGCCTCAAGCTGTTTACATAATGACTGGAAATGACTGAGGTGACTTATTAAATATCGTTTGATGAATTTTTGTCTGAATTAAggttactttttgttttttattcaacGTTGCTGCAGTTTTCCGCTGGCCTTTGTGGCAacatattattttcttttaaataaatcgTAATTCCTATTGAAACTGAGCTGACAGACTCTTTggttaaaaaattaaaacatgcaTGCGTGTGTGCTGCAGGGTGACAAGAGCCTGCATGCAGTTCAGGGGACCAAACCAGCCATCATCACTGCCTCCAGGCCGATTACCAAGATGATCGTCACCCAGCCCAAAGGCATGAGCTGCGGATCCCAGTCCACCGCCACCAAGATCATCCCAACCAAGATCGTTTACGGCCAGCAGGGCAAGACCCAGGTGAGATCCGTTTCCACCCACAGCAGCGCTTCATCGGtttaattaaagggatagttcgcctacAGACCGAGCTGTATATATCTTGACTGGGTAAATCCCATTGTGTAagttttttgccatgtttttgtttttttttgtggccatGTTAGCACTTTGACCTAAAACGTTGAGGactgaatgaaaacaaacaccTCTAGTAGTTGCAGATGTCATTGTTTCAATTTCGAACTCGTCACTCCTGTCTAAATATAATCTGaattcagtttcagttttcTCTCATCAAGGGGAAACTGAGGTCAGTGAGTCAGCTCGCTGTCTATATATGTACAGTGAATACTGTATGGGACGCCCACACATGATCCACTTTGCAGTTTCAGATTAATCTAAAGTAAATCTGGGTAAACTGTGAGAAATCACCTGATATTTTTAAGTCGGTCTGACTTgtaaccataaaaaaaaagaaaaaaactatttttccgATGACGAAAACGGCACCAATTTACCTCCTTTTGTTTGTAGGCTCTTAACTGTTTTCCACagagtttttttcatttttattttttcagacTAGTTGACATGCACAAAGCGTGACACTCATCAGTGTGGATCAACAACACTACAACACTGATGCTCACTATTGTTTttcattaagccttaattaatacttaataaaaatacttaatactacaaaaacgcaaacttaataaaaaatacttaacactctgcagtattcgctgtgtgtaatttgaaaaaatgtattgttattgttaccatattgttataagctactatgcgagtgcgagccgccaattagagcTGGAGGAGCCGCGCAGTGAGTATCTCTGCACTACAAAATGAACCCTATTGTCACTCCAGAAGTCACATTTGGAACATGACGCCTGGTGTTAGTGAAGGAGCACCTGCAAAAAGAAAGACACTGAATGCTCCTTTGGTTTCACCTCCAGGTTCTCATCAAGCCTAAGCCGGTCTTCCAGGCCGCGGTGGTGAGCGAACAGACGAGGCAGCTGGTGACCGAGACGCTGCAGCAGGTGACCCGCTCTGCAGAGATCAGTCAGGGTCAAACCTCGGGCCAGGACGGGTCCGCCAAGGACGAGGCCGCCAGCCTTCCAGAGGCCAGCAGCTTAACCGGCGACACCTCCCACAGCGGCAGTCAAGGTACGCCGCCGTTTACTTCTTCTGTGGTTTAAAGGCGATGCAGGACGAGGTCAGACAAATCAGTcattgctgcttgtgtttttgtttttgtatgaaAAATCTCCTTTCAGGATGATTTATTATGGTCTTGGAAACAAACTTGCAAGAATGGTTCCAGCTAAACGCGTGGAATCATTTTCCCTCGTTGGTCTGCAGTTAGTGAGTTAGTTCAATCCTGAACTCGCGCCTGAAGTGAAGGCTTCATTTCCCAACCCTGCCCCATCCTGACACGGAGGCTGTAAAATTCCTAGTTTCTCTTTTCTCCCCAGAGCCGCAGCCTGCGGTGCAGACGGTGTCCTCCAGAGAGCGCGATTgggctgaacaggaagtagccgTGGAGTCCAGCCCTACTATTATCTACCAGGAGGGGACTGGGGGGGAATCCCAGTCTGCCACTTCCACCATAAAAGCCCTCTTTGAGCTCCAGCAGACAACAGGTGAGCTTTTATGTCactgggggagaaaaaaaaaaaggaggagggggggtcATAACCACCTGTATACATGCTGAGGACAGCAGTGTTGACAATACGCACAAAGGATTTCACCTAAAGAACAGCTGGAAAAAGCATCTCAGGTGCTGAAATGCGTGGACTCCACATCCCCTTTACTTTGCCACCAGATTCCAAGTTTCTTTGGAAACTCTCCCCCAAACGTACGTTTATGTCCTTTCATGAACTGCTGTGGCTCACAGAGCCGACGGCTCACGGTAAATAATGTTTTCCGCTCGAGGGCCCTTGCTCCACAATGAGCTCACCGGACAGCAAACCTGAGGAGCAGGCTGGGGGAGTCCTCGACGGGGAAGATTTTCCTGTACGATTTGAAGGTGGAAACGAGTCTTCCACTTAAATGGCGTCATGcgttaaaaaaaactgtcagtgATGTTATCTACTCCTGACTGAAAATCCCCTAAAAGAGGTCATTACTATTTAGCTCATGAAACCACGGCTGTTTATCAGATCTACTTATTCCCAGAGCTGATGCCCAGCGTTGTTGTCCTCTGCCTTAAAAACACGTGATATCCAGATGTTTATACTAAAAATATTGTGATTTCTCAAATATTTGTTCTTAAGCGCAGGAGACCAGCCTTTTATTTAAAGCAGGCTCGTGTGAGAGAGGATTCATTTGACATGTTTTAGGCGAATCTCGTCATATTTAAAGATTAAAACATCTGTTTGATGTTGATGGTTGGAATATGAATAAACCTTTCATCGGCACATCAACAGTGGTCATAACTATCAAGTTCTTTCTACGAACTGTTCAAAAGATCCACGCCAGGAttaatacatgtttttttttcctcccatcaGCGAAAGAGAAGGCAGAGTCCAAACTCAGGCAGCACACCATCGACCTCAGCCAGATGGCTGTGCCCATCCAACGGGCCCAGGAGAAGAAGCCCAGCCCCGAGTCCCCCAGACCCTCCACCTCAGAGGCGGAGCCCAGCACTGAGCACGCGTCCCCAGGTACACCTGCAGTCTGTCCGCGGCACACACCCAGGCACAATATCCACTGTCCACTTCCCTTTTCAGTTGGCCAGCCAACAGTTTCTCTggaacaaagaaacaaatcaaCAAACTAAAATCTCCAATCTGGCACATGGTTCCCTTTTGTCCGACTCCCCTGTGTGAGTATGTGAATCCTGTCCTGCGTATTAATACTGCGATTCCACTGCAGGTAAAGCCAGCAGAGTGGGGGTTTCCTCGGAGGAAAATAACGTGGCCACGCCCTCCAATCGGCATCCGGGGAAGccttttaacaacagcagccaagTTACCGTGGTAACCAAACCAGTGGCCGTCTCCTCTGCGGCGTGGCACACGGTGAGGGTTCCTCAGAGCAGGAAATGCTCTCTTGTTTACAGGGAAAGCGAAGTGGTTGGCAGGTCCAGGTTTATAACTAACTAAGTGGGCACTGTTTACTGAGGAAATACGAGGCCgagctttttttctctcatggATAAATACCTCTGAATGTGGTGCTGAGACGGTAAACGGTCGTCTCACCAAAGAAGACTTTCCAAATGAATGAACAAATTGAGCTAAATAAACGGTtcaaatatttattcatttccaaTGACGCCTGTCTCTGAGACTGCTTTGACAACGGGGGCATCGGAGGTGTGCGAGTTCGTCGGTAGTAGTACGCTTCAGTCTGCTTTCACAGGAATTAATTCTCCGCTTGAAAGCACTGCAGTTTCAGATGAAAGCGTTCTGAGAAAAGTCTGATTTGCTGCTAGATGTGCAATGTTTTTGACTCTTTTCCATAGTTGTCACCGCTTGGTGCCGTGAGCCCTTTTCAAATTTGAAATGCGtgaaagaatgttttttttatcaatccCGTTAAAGCAACAGCGTTGGATCATTTAGACGCTGATCACTTAAACCAGAAGCCAGATGAGAGCCATGGCACTCATGCGATGGTGCTGTGTGTGAGACTGAACACTACAGCCAGAGCTCTGGTGGATTTAAGTTTCCGTGCACGTTGCCGTGCTGCTTTGGCACGTTACACCATTGCCATGTTGCTTAAGCATGACAAAATGTAAATGGAGAGAAGAACAGAGCTGAAgtgaaactgaaaagaaaacttGCTATCACCTGTGCAGGTGGGAAACTCGATAGCTTATCGCTCTTTATGCGAGGACAAAACCGTTCCAGGGGGAAAAGTCCCTTCTATTTCTGCTTTGCCCTTTAACCAACCGAACATGGTTGAGTGTCCAGATGCTGGCTTAGCCGTGAAATGAACCAGTTCCCAGGCTTAGTCTTTCTCCGTGATTTACCCAACAttgaaagcagaaaatgttcCCCCTAGAACATTTGATATTTGTCTCCTAACGGATACGGCAGAGGAGTTAAGGAATTActgagccacagcagccacGCTTCAAACACACAGTTCCTTCAACACTTTAATCTAGCCGGAGTGCGATAACGTCGGTGTATAATCTTTCCTTCAGCTCGTCTTGCATATTTCCCACAATCGGACAGAATATTTGAGCATTTTTCCCACATTGCAGAGATTTCTGCCATTCATTTGGCTCGGGTGACGGGATGAAATGCCAAGGCAACTGCATTTAACAGTGATAGGGGAACCTGTGTCAGAGGAAGATTTGGACAGCATTTATATTCATTCAATCACTCAGAAGCCTATCATAAGCCATATGACCCTATCGGCAAATAGGATTGAACAAAGTTAATACTTGTGATCCGTGAATATAAATAGGTCCAACCTGGTGAGATTTCTGTTGCAATGACATTGTGCACAAAGTGGTTTTTGTGAGTGTCTACATAAAGAGCTAAAAGAATGTGCTTAATGTCTCTTGCATTTCACTTGAATGCCATCAGATTGTCTTGTTTCTGTGCATAATTGTGCTGCTGCCCCTGCAGAGCCCCTCACAGCGCTCTGGGGATGAGTATAGTGCCCCTTTTATGTGCCAACATCCTTCAGCGCTCTTCTTTGTTTGGTTTTAGCCCTCGGACAGTAAAGGTAAAACCGAGGCCGTGTTAGAGGTGGGCGAGCTGGAGGGCGACACCTTGGACCCTCAGACAGGCTTGTTCTACCGCTCCAGCCAACCGGCGTGGGATCCCATCAAAGCGAGCGCTCACTCTGCCGCAGCTCAGCCGCCCCCCTCCAGCCAGGCAGAGGCCGAGCAGAAGCGGCACGGCTCTGCTCCCACccagccgccgccgccgccacaGCTGCAGAGCAAACCTCAGATTAGCccgtcttcttcctcctcctcctcggccgCTCCCCTGATGAAGAAAATCCCTAAACTACGGGAGCAGACTCAGCCCAAACCCCAGGCCTTAACCCAGAGCCCCAAGGACAGAGCCCTGGCTGCACCGCCCCAGGCCGCCGCAAAGATGGCATGGCCCTGCGCGCCCGCCAAGCCCTTGGTGACACCACAGCTCCCAAAGCTGCAGCACGCCCCCACTTCTCACCACAGGCCCCTGCACGCGCCCATGTCCCAACCTCCTCCACTGCAGGCGCACCACCCTGTCGGCACTGAGAAGGCCGCATCCAGCCAGGTGAGTGCTGCCCACCTGGAACCGATTCAGGCTGATAGTCCCAGATTCTGCGCCTCAAAAATGGTCACTCGCGTTGAGCTTCTGACGAGTGTCACGCAGTAATTGTACGATgacggctgcagcagcagctgctcttTGAGGCCTCGAACTACACAGGAGAATGTCACTAAAACATGGCTTTGACAGACATGAGCAtgtgatgtgtgtttttttttcctttgaaataTCTTGACTACAGCAGCCAATCATCACGCAGAGTGCCACGGTCACCAAGATTACCTTTGGCAGTTCGCAGCACCCGTCGCCGGTCTTCAGCAGCGGGGAGGCAGCTGCCAAACTGATCCCAGAGTCCAGCTCTGGCCCCTCGGGGGACGAGCCCTCCGTTTCGGACATCCTGAAGATCTCCATGATGGAGGCGGAGATCGATCCCAGCACGGAGCCCATGGTGGTCGATTCCTCCAGCGACTGCGGCCCTCTGGGAAAAGCCCTGGCGGTCCAGACCGCGTCGGGCACGCTGGACTCGGGCCAGTTGGTCAGCAGCTCGGAGGCCGGCACGCGTCACACAAAGCCCCAGCAGTTGGGCCGCATGCAGGGCCTCGCAGCGCAGAGGAGCAAAGACGACCTGGAAGTCATCGAGGTAAGTTTCTTGTTACAACGTGATTGGGGTGATAAATCCCAAAGCCTGAGCCTGTCAGTCCTGTGCTGAAAGGCCATATGAATCAGTCTTTGCTAATAACAGTGAGTGGGATGATTGTCAGCAGATTAAACGTGCCGCACTGAGAGCAGAAGATGATTACGTTTCCAAATGGAAAGCTTTTTTGTAAATGTTGGACAACTCTCATTGTGAAATGTAGCACTATCTTTGGTCTTTAGCCCCTTCAGCAGAGTTCCACAGACTTGTAGATTCAATCCCGAGATGCTCTGAaactttgttcatttttttttcctctctggtAGCTCACAGAGGCCGTGTCAGTTTCTAATTTCACAGGCAAATTCTCAACAAACCAGGCAGTAAACACAAGAACATTTTTAGTTGGAGTAGTACTAGCGTTGCACCATGTGCGCAGCCTCCTGCTCTGCTCTACAACATGGAATGAGCAAACTCTGATGGGATACTTGGACGTGTAGCCTGGAGAAGTTGAAGATGAAAGCAGCTCTGCCTCCTCACTACCTGGTTATCTCACCGGAGATGAATATCATTTCAGCTCCACGTCCTGCACATATGGTGGAATTAACTATACAATAAAAGCTGAGTCCAAAAATAGTAGCGTACATAGGAAAGAGCTTATTTGTTTCAAATGAAAAGGAGGAAGTGGTAAATTCGGCCTTTACCGGTTCAGAAAACGCCAATGATGCGTGACACTGAATTATTTTCCATTGTGATGTTTTTAATTGCGAGCTCATAGCACCAGCTCACCTGTTTACACACACGTGTACGGGAAACTGGACTGACATCCTAATGTGATCCACGCAGGTGATCCCCCAGTTCTCCATCCTGCCGGACTCCAGCCAGTCCAACGTGGTGGTGGAGCCCAGCGGCTTCCTGGAGATCAGCAACTACACCAGccagcagctggaggaggacaGCCCCACGGAGCAGGAGGTGGACAGCAGCAACGACGAGGCCGCGGCCGCCAGCCCCCCCGACCGGCCGTAGTCTGCCCAACTCAGGAGCGTGGCACTTTTTTCGCTTGGAACCAGCAGACCGATGATTTGTTTAAGCCGACAAAGACTTGCTTTTGTTTGTATGAGTCTGTatgtatgggtgtgtgtgtgtgtaaaacattagtttcttttcctctccACAACTAATGGCACCATGTGTTTTTGATTGCCAAATGTGGGAGCGAGGTGAAAGGATTAGTTTTAGTCCCAGACAGTTGGAAAGCGGCCTCTCCAAACATGCAACGTTCCAGCGCGTTAACTCCGTTCCTCGCAGGACTCGGTGAGACATTTACACGCTGGTGATGCCGAGCATTTGGAATCATTTGGGCCCACTGTACATTTCAGAAGACGTACAGCGCATATGTACCGATGGCTGTCCCGAGCGGCTTGGTAACGGACCGCTGGTGTCATCGGACAAAGTGTGTTTTGTAACGGCAAACCCTCCAAAACTTTGGAGGCTTAAGTTTTCTGAAAAGGGAACAAAGCTGAAGCTGACTGAATTTTTTCTGCCAGGAGCataaagcagaagcagaagagtCCTGGAGGACAGATTGAGTTCAACATATCTGCTACTGCGAATTGTATGGTCAAATGAAAACGATGTAGgctatgtactttttttttttttttttcctgttgtaAGATATACTCtg
Above is a genomic segment from Odontesthes bonariensis isolate fOdoBon6 unplaced genomic scaffold, fOdoBon6.hap1 scaffold_300, whole genome shotgun sequence containing:
- the LOC142376427 gene encoding BRCA2-interacting transcriptional repressor EMSY-like isoform X1 — translated: MVAYCGNSATQATYTRPTVSPNIGARISASSGGTTYVKTTSGSIITVVPKSLATLGGKIISSNIVSGTTTKITTIPMTSKPNVIVVQKTTGKGATIQGLPGKNVVTTLLNAGGDKSLHAVQGTKPAIITASRPITKMIVTQPKGMSCGSQSTATKIIPTKIVYGQQGKTQVLIKPKPVFQAAVVSEQTRQLVTETLQQVTRSAEISQGQTSGQDGSAKDEAASLPEASSLTGDTSHSGSQEPQPAVQTVSSRERDWAEQEVAVESSPTIIYQEGTGGESQSATSTIKALFELQQTTAKEKAESKLRQHTIDLSQMAVPIQRAQEKKPSPESPRPSTSEAEPSTEHASPGKASRVGVSSEENNVATPSNRHPGKPFNNSSQVTVVTKPVAVSSAAWHTPSDSKGKTEAVLEVGELEGDTLDPQTGLFYRSSQPAWDPIKASAHSAAAQPPPSSQAEAEQKRHGSAPTQPPPPPQLQSKPQISPSSSSSSSAAPLMKKIPKLREQTQPKPQALTQSPKDRALAAPPQAAAKMAWPCAPAKPLVTPQLPKLQHAPTSHHRPLHAPMSQPPPLQAHHPVGTEKAASSQQPIITQSATVTKITFGSSQHPSPVFSSGEAAAKLIPESSSGPSGDEPSVSDILKISMMEAEIDPSTEPMVVDSSSDCGPLGKALAVQTASGTLDSGQLVSSSEAGTRHTKPQQLGRMQGLAAQRSKDDLEVIEVIPQFSILPDSSQSNVVVEPSGFLEISNYTSQQLEEDSPTEQEVDSSNDEAAAASPPDRP
- the LOC142376427 gene encoding BRCA2-interacting transcriptional repressor EMSY-like isoform X2; the encoded protein is MVAYCGNSATQATYTRPTVSPNIGARISASSGGTTYVKTTSGSIITVVPKSLATLGGKIISSNIVSGTTTKITTIPMTSKPNVIVVQKTTGKGATIQGLPGKNVVTTLLNAGGDKSLHAVQGTKPAIITASRPITKMIVTQPKGMSCGSQSTATKIIPTKIVYGQQGKTQVLIKPKPVFQAAVVSEQTRQLVTETLQQVTRSAEISQGQTSGQDGSAKDEAASLPEASSLTGDTSHSGSQEPQPAVQTVSSRERDWAEQEVAVESSPTIIYQEGTGGESQSATSTIKALFELQQTTAKEKAESKLRQHTIDLSQMAVPIQRAQEKKPSPESPRPSTSEAEPSTEHASPGKASRVGVSSEENNVATPSNRHPGKPFNNSSQVTVVTKPVAVSSAAWHTPSDSKGKTEAVLEVGELEGDTLDPQTGLFYRSSQPAWDPIKASAHSAAAQPPPSSQAEAEQKRHGSAPTQPPPPPQLQSKPQISPSSSSSSSAAPLMKKIPKLREQTQPKPQALTQSPKDRALAAPPQAAAKMAWPCAPAKPLVTPQLPKLQHAPTSHHRPLHAPMSQPPPLQAHHPVGTEKAASSQPIITQSATVTKITFGSSQHPSPVFSSGEAAAKLIPESSSGPSGDEPSVSDILKISMMEAEIDPSTEPMVVDSSSDCGPLGKALAVQTASGTLDSGQLVSSSEAGTRHTKPQQLGRMQGLAAQRSKDDLEVIEVIPQFSILPDSSQSNVVVEPSGFLEISNYTSQQLEEDSPTEQEVDSSNDEAAAASPPDRP